One Acropora palmata chromosome 2, jaAcrPala1.3, whole genome shotgun sequence genomic window carries:
- the LOC141875063 gene encoding uncharacterized protein LOC141875063, with amino-acid sequence MESYNGENRNDSLDLLLVANKRKPNFTEGESLYLISQFERNAKVLTSKLNDAATNKQKVEVWKRICSDYNSKNPIVLRTANDLKRKWKNMVRAAKKELFESITPSENGQQGSLPQRKLSPVSQRIVDILRISISNRGSLVKSPGLENEFDGNFTDTNRGEKTFENLRQDNSVAAAANGEENGLQHVVHVVVGQDVKPSVLDCAPEDTGEQRRHDEEPSTFAEGTTSVSVADVDHAKPDHANGSVDISSSAVPVTVVSVPSIPREFPSSNGSSHTVNPALAGKQHRVLPPQQRRMLSSSISHVISGKKRKFPDHCFQDESNSHVRTEIDRLKKEKLILEKEKLTLEKEKLVMEKEKLALEIQFLRDQME; translated from the coding sequence ATGGAGAGTTACAATGGTGAAAACCGTAACGATTCATTGGATCTGCTTCTCGTAGCGAACAAGCGAAAGCCCAACTTTACCGAAGGGGAAAGTTTGTACTTAATTTCACAATTTGAGCGCAACGCCAAAGTACTAACTTCCAAACTGAACGATGCGGCGACCAACAAACAAAAGGTGGAAGTGTGGAAACGCATCTGCAGTGATTACAATAGCAAGAATCCGATTGTTTTAAGAACGGCTAATGACCTgaagagaaaatggaaaaacatgGTGAGAGCGGCAAAGAAGGAACTGTTTGAATCAATAACCCCATCGGAGAATGGTCAGCAAGGCTCCCTTCCACAGAGAAAACTCTCTCCAGTTAGTCAACGTATCGTAGACATTTTAAGGATTTCTATTTCAAACCGTGGTAGTTTGGTGAAGTCTCCAGGACTGGAAAACGAATTCGATGGCAATTTTACTGACACCAATCGTGGTGAGAAAACGTTCGAAAACCTCCGCCAAGATAACAGCGTTGCTGCTGCAGCTAACGGCGAAGAAAATGGATTGCAACACGTAGTCCATGTGGTGGTTGGACAAGATGTGAAGCCCTCAGTACTGGACTGTGCGCCTGAAGACACAGGAGAGCAACGACGTCATGATGAAGAACCGTCGACATTTGCCGAGGGAACTACATCTGTTTCTGTAGCAGACGTAGACCACGCGAAACCGGATCATGCTAACGGTTCAGTTGATATTTCATCTTCTGCGGTTCCAGTGACCGTTGTTTCTGTTCCATCTATCCCAAGAGAATTTCCGAGTTCAAATGGCTCAAGTCACACAGTTAACCCGGCTCTTGCTGGGAAACAGCATCGGGTTTTACCACCTCAACAAAGGCGAATGCTTTCCTCGTCAATctcgcacgtgatcagtggCAAAAAGAGAAAGTTTCCTGACCATTGCTTCCAGGACGAATCGAACTCGCACGTGCGAACTGAGATAGACagactaaaaaaagaaaaacttattctAGAGAAGGAGAAGTTAACtttggagaaagaaaaactcgTCATGGAAAAGGAGAAGCTCGCtcttgaaattcaatttttgcgCGATCAAATGGAGTGA